From a region of the Sesamum indicum cultivar Zhongzhi No. 13 linkage group LG3, S_indicum_v1.0, whole genome shotgun sequence genome:
- the LOC105157869 gene encoding 17.4 kDa class III heat shock protein has translation MSAVVEALSELLSLPETMERFVLSSSRPNDVNQSNRGGVLGTLPVDILDTPKEYIFYMDVPGLSKSDIQVTVEEENTLVIKSNGKRKREDGEEEGCKYIRLERRPPQKLARKFRLPENCNVSAITAKCENGVLTVVVEKLPPPPKPKTVEVAIS, from the exons ATGAGCGCCGTGGTGGAAGCATTGAGCGAGCTGCTGAGTCTCCCCGAGACCATGGAGAGATTCGTGCTCTCTTCTTCTCGTCCAAACGACGTCAATCAGAGCAACCGCGGTGGAGTCCTTGGTACTCTACCGGTGGACATTCTCGACACCCCCAAAGAATACATATTCTACATGGATGTTCCGGGGCTCTCCAAGTCGGATATTCAG GTCACAGTTGAAGAGGAGAACACGTTGGTGATAAAGAGCAACGGGAAGAGGAAGCGGGAAGATGGGGAGGAAGAAGGGTGCAAGTATATAAGACTGGAGAGGAGGCCGCCGCAGAAACTAGCTAGGAAATTCCGGCTGCCAGAGAATTGCAATGTGTCGGCGATCACTGCAAAGTGTGAAAATGGGGTGTTGACTGTGGTGGTGGAGAAGCTGCCGCCGCCTCCTAAGCCCAAGACAGTGGAAGTTGCCATATCttga